The Pseudodesulfovibrio alkaliphilus genome has a window encoding:
- a CDS encoding TRAP transporter large permease, whose product MDPITAGIVGTAALLAAIFFLRIPVGFAMGIIGFLGFAYVLNWKAATGMLGTELWDVFSNYGLTVIPLFILMGQICFYSGVNERLYRSAYAWMGEIRGGLAMTTVLACAGFSAICGSNSATAATMSTVALPEMKKFKYNPILSTGAVAAGATLGVVIPPSVVLIIIGLQTSQSIAQLFLGGMVPGILLTLLFMATIWYLCRRHPQWGPAGPKTTLGDKLRSLPGSIEMVVIFLLVMGGLFLGLFTPTEAGAAGAGLALLLATATRRMTFEKFRMAVTDTLKISCMIMVIVLGAVIFGRFLTITRMPFEAAAWVAGLPIPPLVIIAVICLIYVVGGMVMDALALLLVTIPIFFPVVTAMGYDPLWFGVLITVVTSLGAITPPVGVNMFIVASMAKNVPMAAVFKGVSYFMVAYCVCIALLMAFPQLVTFAPGLLR is encoded by the coding sequence ATGGACCCGATCACCGCAGGCATCGTCGGCACAGCCGCCTTGTTGGCCGCAATATTCTTCCTGCGCATCCCGGTCGGTTTCGCCATGGGCATCATCGGCTTTCTTGGGTTTGCCTACGTTCTCAACTGGAAGGCCGCCACCGGAATGCTCGGCACCGAGCTGTGGGACGTGTTCTCCAACTACGGATTGACGGTCATCCCCCTCTTCATCCTCATGGGCCAGATATGTTTCTACTCCGGGGTCAATGAGCGGCTCTACCGCTCGGCCTACGCCTGGATGGGCGAGATTCGCGGCGGCCTGGCCATGACCACGGTTCTGGCCTGTGCCGGGTTTTCGGCCATCTGCGGGTCCAATTCGGCCACCGCGGCCACCATGTCCACCGTGGCTCTGCCCGAGATGAAAAAATTCAAGTACAATCCGATCCTCTCCACCGGAGCTGTGGCGGCCGGAGCCACGCTGGGCGTGGTCATCCCGCCCTCGGTGGTGCTGATCATCATCGGACTCCAGACCAGCCAGTCCATTGCCCAGCTATTTCTTGGCGGCATGGTTCCGGGCATCCTGCTGACCCTGCTGTTCATGGCCACCATCTGGTATCTGTGCCGCAGGCATCCGCAGTGGGGTCCGGCCGGGCCCAAGACGACCCTGGGCGACAAGCTGCGCTCCCTGCCAGGGTCCATCGAGATGGTGGTCATTTTTCTGCTGGTCATGGGCGGGCTGTTCCTGGGGCTGTTCACGCCCACCGAGGCCGGCGCGGCTGGGGCGGGGCTGGCCCTGCTCCTGGCCACGGCCACGCGGCGCATGACCTTCGAGAAGTTCCGCATGGCGGTCACCGATACGCTCAAGATTTCCTGCATGATCATGGTCATCGTCCTGGGCGCGGTCATCTTCGGCCGGTTTCTGACCATTACGCGCATGCCTTTCGAGGCTGCGGCCTGGGTGGCCGGACTGCCCATCCCTCCCCTGGTCATCATCGCCGTCATCTGTTTAATTTATGTGGTGGGCGGCATGGTTATGGACGCCCTGGCCCTGTTGCTGGTGACCATCCCCATTTTTTTCCCTGTGGTCACGGCCATGGGCTATGACCCTCTCTGGTTCGGGGTGCTCATCACCGTGGTCACCAGCCTGGGGGCCATCACCCCGCCCGTGGGGGTGAACATGTTCATCGTGGCCTCCATGGCCAAGAACGTGCCCATGGCTGCGGTCTTCAAGGGGGTGAGCTATTTCATGGTCGCCTACTGCGTGTGCATCGCCCTGCTCATGGCCTTTCCCCAGCTTGTGACCTTTGCGCCGGGGCTGCTGCGATAG
- a CDS encoding YdbL family protein encodes MRTKGQIIAAAALAFCLLTGPALAQGIKERMLERLPAVTSLLAEGVVGENNRGFLEFRGPEKHAEVVGAENADRTQVYAAIARQTGSSADLVGQRRADHIARQAPAGTWLQDPSGTWYRK; translated from the coding sequence ATGCGAACTAAAGGACAGATCATCGCCGCGGCGGCCCTGGCTTTCTGCCTGCTGACCGGCCCGGCCCTGGCCCAGGGGATCAAGGAGAGAATGCTTGAGCGCCTGCCTGCCGTCACCTCCCTGCTGGCCGAAGGCGTGGTGGGGGAAAACAACCGGGGATTCCTCGAGTTCCGCGGGCCGGAGAAGCATGCGGAAGTGGTCGGCGCGGAGAATGCGGACCGCACCCAGGTTTACGCCGCCATTGCCCGCCAGACCGGCTCTTCGGCCGATCTGGTGGGCCAGCGCAGGGCCGACCATATAGCCCGGCAGGCTCCGGCGGGAACATGGCTTCAGGACCCGTCCGGCACCTGGTACCGCAAGTAG
- a CDS encoding FG-GAP repeat domain-containing protein, translated as MLIRRFAALTFALFAILFASAPALAQSAKKFAVFPFAYTGPQKYAYFPQALQSSLSSSLEWGGHVVPAGVTAIEGVATPRNRADMVNALRTTGLDYVVTGTISILDREATLSMMALGADGGYWENKGQMDINQITSWLDAQSRSVMGDVFRRPGYSTSEVVARTSDIQDGVANPTEPVNTQFLMAEDDQYRPDTLNPQFRYEGGAETEGRWRSQTLRFLSTSMVVADGSGDGQNEVFILHKTGIGAYRYEDGRLRHLDTLELTPSTLYLRLEAADLDRDGVPELIIGTYQTQGRSAFLAPDGWPKSHILSFKGGKFQFLVKDYGRFLGVLRMPPAYTPILAAQDKGTRYLFSQRINEAYLKGNTIELGQTIPSPEFGTIYSMAYLPDEFGFKYVVLDDSHRIKVYSQTMERLSSTGDDTYNSSGIGIATSDRPVGMGPGKVDGVISSYNVPFRMVVSSLSQKGKYELLVNKDLSVAAQVFERFKYYSQGEIHALTWDGVGMALSWKTRRIKGQVADIAVADLNNDGNRQLCVLLNTFPGGMGFSNRQTVVMAYDLNTQ; from the coding sequence ATGCTGATTCGACGTTTTGCCGCCCTGACCTTCGCCCTGTTCGCGATCCTTTTTGCGAGCGCTCCGGCCCTGGCTCAGAGCGCGAAAAAGTTTGCCGTGTTCCCGTTTGCGTACACCGGCCCGCAAAAATACGCCTATTTCCCCCAGGCGCTCCAGTCCAGCCTGAGCAGCAGCCTCGAATGGGGCGGGCATGTGGTGCCGGCAGGCGTCACGGCCATCGAGGGTGTCGCCACCCCCAGGAACCGGGCCGACATGGTCAACGCCCTGCGCACCACGGGCCTGGACTACGTTGTCACAGGCACCATCTCCATCCTCGACAGGGAAGCGACCCTGTCCATGATGGCCCTGGGAGCCGACGGCGGGTACTGGGAAAACAAGGGCCAGATGGACATCAACCAGATCACCTCCTGGCTCGACGCCCAAAGCAGGTCCGTCATGGGCGATGTCTTCCGGCGGCCCGGGTACAGCACCAGCGAAGTCGTCGCCAGGACCAGCGATATTCAGGACGGAGTCGCCAACCCCACGGAGCCGGTCAACACCCAGTTCCTCATGGCCGAGGACGACCAGTACCGGCCGGACACACTCAACCCGCAGTTCCGTTATGAGGGCGGGGCCGAAACCGAGGGCCGCTGGCGCAGCCAGACCCTGCGCTTTCTCTCCACCAGCATGGTGGTGGCCGATGGCAGCGGCGACGGGCAGAACGAGGTCTTCATCCTTCACAAGACAGGCATCGGCGCGTACCGCTACGAAGACGGCAGACTGCGCCATCTCGATACCCTGGAGCTGACCCCGAGCACACTCTATCTCCGCCTTGAGGCGGCTGACCTCGACAGGGACGGCGTGCCCGAACTCATCATCGGCACCTATCAGACCCAGGGCCGCAGCGCCTTCCTGGCCCCCGACGGATGGCCCAAGTCCCACATCCTTTCCTTCAAGGGCGGCAAATTCCAGTTCCTGGTCAAGGATTACGGGCGGTTCCTTGGCGTGTTGCGCATGCCTCCGGCCTACACCCCGATCCTGGCCGCTCAGGACAAGGGCACCCGCTACCTTTTTTCCCAGAGAATCAATGAGGCATACCTCAAGGGCAACACCATCGAGCTGGGCCAGACCATCCCCTCGCCCGAGTTCGGCACCATCTACAGCATGGCCTACCTGCCCGACGAGTTCGGCTTCAAGTATGTGGTCCTCGATGACTCCCATCGGATCAAGGTCTACAGTCAGACCATGGAGCGCCTTTCGTCAACGGGCGACGACACCTACAACAGTTCGGGCATTGGCATAGCCACCAGCGACAGGCCGGTGGGCATGGGGCCGGGCAAGGTGGACGGGGTGATCAGCTCCTACAATGTTCCCTTCCGCATGGTCGTGAGCTCCCTGTCCCAGAAGGGGAAATACGAGCTGCTGGTCAACAAGGACCTTTCGGTGGCGGCCCAGGTTTTCGAGCGGTTCAAATACTATTCTCAGGGTGAAATTCATGCCCTGACCTGGGACGGCGTGGGCATGGCCCTGTCCTGGAAGACCCGCCGCATCAAGGGGCAGGTCGCGGACATCGCCGTGGCCGACCTGAACAACGACGGCAACCGGCAGCTGTGTGTGCTGCTCAACACCTTCCCCGGAGGCATGGGCTTTTCCAACCGGCAGACCGTGGTGATGGCGTACGACCTGAACACCCAATAG
- a CDS encoding RsmB/NOP family class I SAM-dependent RNA methyltransferase, whose translation MPVTLRTFRLVCDAPDIPRVEALLHGQGFAFEPEPFHPLARRLTHEPFSLGDSLAARFGLIYIQDRSSMLPPLLLAPPPGACVLDMCSAPGSKTGLLSRLVGREGFVLACEPSADRLGILRANLRRTGAVNTATVKSKAQDLPFATGSWEFIQLDPPCSGWGTVDKNPNVMTLWSEDRTGPLVTLQRALLAKAAALLAPGGHLLYSTCTTNEEENEAQVAWAIDSLDLELVPLDPPPGFVFAAPALPGLKGVLRVADDSEGQGFFLARFRKPGAPCATILPDAPTSPLPGTRLDFSRLHGPQALNMAALPPGEVYDFGGKAFFLHAQALARIPRSLRWQGFALGKVAGPMRQELRATDRAARRREERNASRAPKDSGGHFKPDGAARILLPPLESATPDDALNVDGIADLERLVAGQSLPHAPGSGPVGLYYRGLPLAWLPRKGNRVVLSTK comes from the coding sequence ATGCCCGTCACCCTTCGCACCTTCAGGCTCGTCTGCGACGCCCCCGACATTCCCCGCGTCGAGGCGCTGCTGCACGGCCAGGGATTCGCCTTTGAGCCCGAGCCCTTTCATCCCCTGGCCCGGCGGCTGACCCACGAACCCTTTTCCCTGGGCGACAGTCTGGCGGCCCGGTTCGGACTCATATACATCCAAGACCGCTCTTCCATGCTGCCGCCGCTGCTGCTTGCCCCGCCGCCGGGTGCCTGCGTTCTGGACATGTGTTCCGCGCCGGGCAGCAAGACCGGCCTGCTCTCGCGTCTGGTGGGCCGCGAGGGGTTTGTCTTGGCGTGCGAACCGTCGGCCGACAGGCTGGGCATCCTGCGGGCCAACCTGCGCCGCACCGGAGCCGTCAATACGGCCACGGTCAAGTCCAAGGCCCAGGATCTGCCCTTTGCCACCGGCTCGTGGGAATTCATCCAGCTCGATCCCCCGTGCAGCGGCTGGGGCACCGTGGACAAGAATCCCAACGTCATGACCCTTTGGTCCGAAGACAGGACCGGCCCCCTCGTGACGTTGCAAAGGGCGCTCCTGGCCAAGGCCGCGGCCCTGCTCGCACCCGGCGGGCACCTGCTCTATTCCACCTGCACCACCAATGAGGAGGAAAACGAGGCCCAGGTGGCCTGGGCCATCGACTCCCTTGATTTGGAGCTTGTCCCGCTCGACCCGCCGCCCGGCTTCGTTTTCGCCGCCCCTGCCCTGCCCGGCCTCAAGGGGGTGCTTCGCGTGGCCGACGATTCCGAGGGGCAGGGATTTTTCCTCGCCCGCTTCCGCAAACCGGGTGCGCCGTGCGCCACGATCCTGCCGGACGCACCCACCTCCCCCCTGCCGGGCACCCGGCTGGACTTCTCGCGTCTGCATGGACCCCAGGCCCTCAACATGGCGGCGCTGCCACCGGGCGAGGTGTACGACTTTGGAGGCAAGGCGTTTTTCCTCCATGCCCAGGCCCTGGCCAGGATACCCCGATCCCTGCGCTGGCAGGGGTTTGCCCTGGGCAAGGTGGCTGGCCCGATGCGCCAGGAGCTGCGGGCAACAGACCGCGCCGCACGCCGCAGGGAAGAACGGAACGCATCCCGCGCTCCGAAGGACTCTGGCGGGCATTTCAAACCCGATGGCGCAGCCCGGATTCTCCTCCCGCCCCTCGAGTCGGCCACTCCCGACGACGCCCTGAACGTCGATGGCATTGCGGACCTGGAAAGGCTGGTGGCCGGACAGAGCCTGCCCCATGCACCGGGCAGCGGCCCTGTAGGGCTCTACTATCGCGGCCTGCCCCTGGCCTGGCTCCCCCGCAAAGGCAACCGCGTCGTCCTGTCCACAAAATAG
- a CDS encoding intermembrane phospholipid transport protein YdbH family protein, producing MSNSLARRLSKWTFLVLPWVLAIALGAGWWLSVWTPGYLERLIPALVRDMGLPVDEFHIRNAGLFSADIGPVTLTAPSGDPADGLRIESVRITYTPASLKLRRVNSVVIRGASTACVFDGSRLRLPLLDLLPAAQGQEQPGGQSLPDLPLDQLVIEDSLLTLHLADTHLSIPFSATLTLPQDGAETMGVTASLRLRDQPVAVNASLGPTLNDLTLSVLTRGFRLASLGDLLPLAVGGELDLDLTASLDTASPREARVTVSAALQRANLDCLGMTLAEAHPLGLDVQLDRGNATAQFAPVTLSGPHPLTLHVPRATLSADSVDAAFTLASAETLPAGTVIPGTFEARREGDGWAVALTMEETGALRVAAGDRVVRLAGLFLSLHGRVSPSTPDAPLSAMAVLEARTRSCVLQGADFSTGSISLRLPLSWPPPRRHDAGRLAVSGVRADGRNIGAISASVRQELLGVRFSGRLDTPLLPGLRVPFAGVASFGEGSGALEFSVDRYDLPVGFDPGSLVPALAGVAVSGALAVEGGVVFDSARVNTRLGLFVTDGAMSFGNEEEGGVRLEGIRLFFESPDVIAFRSAPAQVLTIDRVRAAGIEMTGGVIAFQLEPGGVTLVERARFEWCGGHVESRAFRVVPGRDEYDVTLQCTGLRLSDLLGQLGLARARGDSTLSGELPVTWRRGLISFHQGFLHSTPGEGGFIQVEGLDDLVTAIPEGTAERSQLELARAALGDFEYRWIRLRADTIDRDLLVRLSLDGKPADLLPFVYRKDIGGFVKVEGDIGGSHFQGVRLDVNFTLPLDRIMLYKDVIGRIQ from the coding sequence ATGTCGAACTCCCTTGCCCGACGTTTGAGCAAATGGACGTTCCTTGTCCTGCCGTGGGTTCTGGCCATCGCCCTGGGGGCTGGCTGGTGGCTTTCGGTCTGGACGCCGGGCTACCTGGAGCGGCTCATCCCGGCGCTTGTCCGGGATATGGGTCTGCCGGTGGACGAGTTCCACATCCGCAACGCCGGGTTGTTTTCCGCCGACATAGGCCCCGTGACCCTGACGGCGCCTTCGGGCGATCCGGCCGACGGGCTGCGCATCGAGAGTGTGCGTATCACCTACACCCCGGCCTCTCTCAAGCTGAGGCGCGTCAACAGCGTGGTCATTCGGGGAGCATCCACGGCCTGCGTTTTTGACGGTTCCCGGCTCCGCCTCCCGCTCCTCGACCTGCTGCCCGCGGCCCAAGGGCAGGAGCAGCCCGGCGGGCAATCCCTGCCCGATCTGCCCCTTGACCAACTGGTCATCGAGGATTCCCTCCTGACCCTGCATCTGGCGGACACGCATTTGTCCATTCCCTTTTCCGCCACACTGACCCTGCCGCAGGACGGGGCCGAGACCATGGGCGTGACAGCTTCCCTGCGGCTGCGCGACCAGCCGGTGGCCGTAAACGCCAGCCTGGGCCCGACCCTCAACGACCTGACCCTGTCCGTGCTGACCCGGGGGTTTCGGTTGGCCAGCCTGGGCGACCTGCTTCCCCTGGCCGTGGGCGGCGAGCTTGATCTCGACCTGACAGCCTCGCTGGACACCGCAAGCCCACGGGAGGCCAGGGTCACGGTCTCGGCCGCGCTGCAACGGGCCAACCTCGACTGCCTGGGTATGACTCTGGCCGAGGCCCATCCCCTGGGTCTTGATGTCCAGCTGGACCGGGGCAATGCCACGGCGCAGTTTGCCCCGGTGACCCTGTCCGGGCCGCATCCGCTGACCCTGCATGTGCCCCGGGCCACTTTGAGCGCGGACAGCGTTGATGCCGCCTTTACCCTGGCCTCGGCCGAGACTCTTCCCGCCGGGACGGTCATCCCCGGTACCTTTGAGGCCCGGCGCGAAGGCGACGGCTGGGCCGTGGCCCTGACCATGGAGGAAACCGGGGCGTTGCGCGTGGCGGCGGGAGACCGCGTCGTCCGGCTGGCCGGGCTGTTCCTGTCCCTGCACGGCAGAGTGTCGCCGTCGACCCCTGACGCGCCGTTGTCCGCCATGGCGGTGCTGGAGGCGCGGACTCGCTCCTGCGTCCTGCAGGGGGCGGATTTTTCCACCGGATCGATCTCGTTGCGGCTGCCCCTGTCCTGGCCCCCGCCCCGCCGTCACGACGCGGGACGCCTGGCCGTGAGCGGGGTTCGCGCCGACGGGCGGAACATCGGGGCCATAAGCGCGAGTGTGCGCCAGGAGTTGTTGGGCGTCAGGTTCAGCGGTCGCCTGGACACGCCGCTGTTGCCCGGATTGCGCGTTCCCTTTGCCGGGGTCGCCTCCTTTGGCGAGGGTTCCGGTGCGTTGGAATTTTCGGTGGACCGCTATGATCTGCCCGTGGGTTTCGATCCCGGCTCGTTGGTGCCTGCCCTTGCCGGAGTTGCCGTGAGCGGAGCCCTGGCCGTCGAGGGAGGAGTGGTCTTTGACAGTGCCAGGGTGAACACCCGGCTTGGGCTTTTCGTCACTGACGGAGCCATGTCCTTTGGCAACGAGGAGGAGGGCGGGGTGCGCCTTGAAGGCATCCGCCTCTTTTTCGAGTCCCCGGATGTCATTGCTTTTCGCAGTGCGCCCGCCCAGGTCTTGACCATCGACAGGGTTCGGGCCGCTGGCATTGAAATGACCGGGGGAGTGATCGCCTTTCAACTGGAGCCGGGCGGCGTGACCCTGGTGGAACGCGCCCGCTTCGAGTGGTGCGGCGGTCATGTGGAAAGCCGGGCCTTTCGCGTGGTGCCGGGGCGCGACGAATACGATGTGACCCTGCAATGCACGGGGCTTCGTCTGTCGGACCTTCTGGGTCAGCTCGGGCTGGCCAGGGCGCGGGGCGACTCCACCTTGAGCGGGGAGTTGCCCGTTACCTGGCGCAGGGGGCTTATCTCCTTTCATCAGGGCTTTTTGCACTCAACGCCTGGAGAGGGCGGGTTTATTCAGGTGGAGGGGCTGGATGATCTCGTGACCGCCATTCCCGAGGGCACCGCGGAACGCTCCCAGCTGGAGCTGGCCCGGGCTGCCCTGGGCGACTTTGAATACAGGTGGATACGGCTGCGGGCCGACACCATTGACCGCGACCTGCTTGTGCGCCTCTCCCTGGACGGAAAGCCCGCGGACCTGCTCCCCTTTGTCTACCGCAAGGACATCGGCGGTTTTGTCAAGGTCGAGGGGGACATAGGCGGCTCGCATTTCCAGGGGGTGCGCCTGGACGTGAACTTCACCTTACCGCTGGACCGTATTATGCTGTATAAGGACGTTATCGGACGCATACAATAA
- a CDS encoding TRAP transporter substrate-binding protein — MRTLTILLAAAAMACLMAATAVAATTLTYANFPPASTFPCIQMERWKDEVEKRTGGALVIQTFPGSTLLGAKNMLRGVQTGQADIGCISLPYYPGVFPAMSALNLPVAFASTTVASLTMWDIYQKYQPAELAEVKVLTVFTSAPSNIMSRVPIRQLSDLRGVELRASGSVLDILSALGARGVGMPMSQTPEALQKGVVKGLVSSFDVLKDFNFAELCRFETITNLPVYPFAVIMNKARWDSLPDDVKKTLDDLGRDQALWTGQYLDRHIHDSLEWSREQYQVEVFTLTGAEHEEIRVMSAGLIDQWKADALKAGLDADAILADMLALKAKYEAEQGE, encoded by the coding sequence ATGAGAACGCTGACCATCCTGCTGGCGGCGGCCGCCATGGCCTGCCTGATGGCTGCCACGGCCGTGGCAGCCACCACGCTGACCTACGCCAACTTCCCGCCCGCCTCGACGTTCCCCTGCATCCAGATGGAGCGCTGGAAGGACGAAGTGGAGAAGCGCACCGGAGGCGCCCTGGTCATCCAGACCTTCCCCGGCTCGACCCTGCTGGGGGCCAAGAACATGTTGCGCGGGGTCCAGACCGGGCAGGCGGACATCGGCTGTATCAGTCTGCCTTATTATCCTGGCGTGTTCCCGGCCATGTCCGCGCTGAACCTGCCGGTGGCCTTCGCCTCCACCACGGTGGCCAGCCTGACCATGTGGGACATCTACCAGAAATATCAACCCGCGGAGCTTGCCGAGGTCAAGGTGCTGACCGTGTTCACCTCGGCCCCGTCCAACATCATGAGCCGGGTGCCCATACGGCAGCTCTCGGATCTTCGCGGTGTGGAGCTTCGCGCCTCGGGTTCCGTGCTCGATATCCTCTCGGCGCTGGGGGCGCGGGGCGTGGGAATGCCCATGTCCCAGACGCCGGAGGCCCTGCAAAAGGGAGTGGTCAAGGGGCTTGTTTCCTCCTTTGATGTGCTGAAGGACTTCAACTTCGCCGAGCTGTGCCGTTTCGAGACCATCACCAATCTGCCGGTCTATCCCTTTGCGGTGATCATGAACAAGGCCCGCTGGGATTCCCTGCCCGATGACGTGAAGAAGACGCTGGACGATCTCGGCCGCGATCAGGCCCTGTGGACCGGCCAGTACCTTGACAGACACATCCACGACTCCCTCGAATGGTCCAGGGAGCAGTATCAGGTGGAGGTCTTCACCCTGACCGGGGCCGAGCATGAGGAAATCCGCGTCATGAGCGCGGGTCTCATTGATCAATGGAAGGCGGACGCGCTCAAGGCGGGGCTCGACGCAGACGCCATCCTGGCAGACATGCTCGCCCTCAAGGCAAAGTACGAAGCCGAACAAGGCGAGTAA
- a CDS encoding TRAP transporter small permease — protein sequence MIDILDRLSALLAKCLTALAGILLVTMVALACANMISRAVWVPIQGTFELMGFMGAVVAAFSLAFAQRQRSHVAVGILLSRFPRSVRRAAEAGTSLASCAFFALAGVETWKWAAFLVETGEVSETLTIIFHPFVYASALGCLALTFVLAVDALKTLTSETVE from the coding sequence ATGATAGACATTCTCGACAGACTGAGTGCGCTCCTGGCGAAATGCCTGACCGCACTGGCCGGAATCCTTCTCGTGACCATGGTCGCCCTGGCCTGCGCCAACATGATCTCACGCGCCGTGTGGGTGCCCATCCAGGGCACCTTCGAGCTGATGGGCTTCATGGGTGCGGTGGTGGCCGCCTTTTCCCTGGCCTTTGCCCAGCGTCAGCGCTCGCATGTGGCTGTGGGCATCCTGCTGTCCCGTTTTCCCCGGTCCGTGCGCCGGGCTGCCGAGGCAGGCACCAGTCTCGCTTCCTGCGCCTTCTTCGCCCTGGCGGGCGTCGAGACCTGGAAATGGGCCGCCTTTCTCGTGGAAACGGGCGAGGTCTCCGAGACGCTGACCATCATCTTCCACCCCTTTGTCTACGCCTCGGCCCTGGGCTGTCTGGCCCTGACCTTTGTTCTGGCGGTGGATGCGCTCAAAACCCTGACATCCGAAACGGTGGAGTAA